Proteins from a genomic interval of Gopherus evgoodei ecotype Sinaloan lineage chromosome 7, rGopEvg1_v1.p, whole genome shotgun sequence:
- the RAB1B gene encoding ras-related protein Rab-1B isoform X1, translating to MQNQQGELRTSIPRGEDSDYLFKLLLIGDSGVGKSCLLLRFADDTYTESYISTIGVDFKIRTIELDGKTIKLQIWDTAGQERFRTITSSYYRGAHGIIVVYDVTDQESYSNVKQWLQEIERYASENVNKLLVGNKCDLTTKKVVDYTTAKEFADSLGIPFLETSAKNATNVEQSFMTMAAEIKKRMGPGATTGGDRPNLRIDSTPVKPAGGGCC from the exons atGCAGAATCAACAGGGAGAgttgcgaacatcgatcccgcgcggtgaggacag CGATTACCTGTTCAAGCTGCTGCTGATTGGAGACTCTGGTGTGGGGAAGTCCTGCCTCCTGCTGCGATTTGCT GATGACACCTACACAGAGAGCTACATCAGCACCATTGGGGTGGACTTCAAAATCCGGACCATCGAGCTGGATGGCAAAACCATCAAACTACAGATT TGGGATACTGCTGGTCAGGAGCGGTTCCGGACCATCACCTCCAGCTACTACAGGGGGGCGCATGGCATCATTGTGGTGTATGATGTAACAGATCAG GAGTCCTACAGCAATGTGaagcagtggctgcaggagaTCGAGCGCTATGCCAGTGAGAACGTCAACAAGTTGCTGGTGGGCAACAAGTGTGACCTCACCACGAAGAAAGTAGTGGACTACACCACTGCCAAG GAATTTGCAGACTCCTTGGGCATCCCATTCTTGGAGACCAGCGCCAAAAATGCCACCAACGTGGAGCAGTCATTCATGACCATGGCTGCTGAGATCAAGAAGCGCATGGGCCCTGGTGCCACCACTGGTGGGGACAGACCAAACCTCAGAATCGACAGCACTCCAGTCAAACCAGCAGGCGGAGGCTGCTGCTGA
- the RAB1B gene encoding ras-related protein Rab-1B isoform X2: MNPEYDYLFKLLLIGDSGVGKSCLLLRFADDTYTESYISTIGVDFKIRTIELDGKTIKLQIWDTAGQERFRTITSSYYRGAHGIIVVYDVTDQESYSNVKQWLQEIERYASENVNKLLVGNKCDLTTKKVVDYTTAKEFADSLGIPFLETSAKNATNVEQSFMTMAAEIKKRMGPGATTGGDRPNLRIDSTPVKPAGGGCC; this comes from the exons CGATTACCTGTTCAAGCTGCTGCTGATTGGAGACTCTGGTGTGGGGAAGTCCTGCCTCCTGCTGCGATTTGCT GATGACACCTACACAGAGAGCTACATCAGCACCATTGGGGTGGACTTCAAAATCCGGACCATCGAGCTGGATGGCAAAACCATCAAACTACAGATT TGGGATACTGCTGGTCAGGAGCGGTTCCGGACCATCACCTCCAGCTACTACAGGGGGGCGCATGGCATCATTGTGGTGTATGATGTAACAGATCAG GAGTCCTACAGCAATGTGaagcagtggctgcaggagaTCGAGCGCTATGCCAGTGAGAACGTCAACAAGTTGCTGGTGGGCAACAAGTGTGACCTCACCACGAAGAAAGTAGTGGACTACACCACTGCCAAG GAATTTGCAGACTCCTTGGGCATCCCATTCTTGGAGACCAGCGCCAAAAATGCCACCAACGTGGAGCAGTCATTCATGACCATGGCTGCTGAGATCAAGAAGCGCATGGGCCCTGGTGCCACCACTGGTGGGGACAGACCAAACCTCAGAATCGACAGCACTCCAGTCAAACCAGCAGGCGGAGGCTGCTGCTGA